A genome region from Gadus chalcogrammus isolate NIFS_2021 chromosome 7, NIFS_Gcha_1.0, whole genome shotgun sequence includes the following:
- the LOC130386709 gene encoding golgin subfamily A member 6-like protein 25 has translation MKEAIKELVEKTHQDITMKMQFIEQKILDAQNQTTNLEIQQKEMEEQKLEIDTHFEQIQRHREDLINMKSDMMVQKQEMQKNWNEELLLEKQDLNTEKEAVDRQSKYLDTVKETINKDNLDLDIMRSEIQKETEALEREKEKIREQTEILERDQSFVRVEKERLEMAKAELQEKQDKVHGLQSDLNSDREKMDHLLLEGQKKIQELHKEIQHMAQKQKQQELLDSDLKRLTDDLQIGQENLIKQQEEVQRFKSDVMNKKEELKVIMERIFEETAQLEQEKLDIHEERRKALDERTMLERDLSEVRMREEEAMQTIRHNTNMKEAIKELVEKTHQDITMKRQLIEQKILDAQNLTTILEIQKKEIEQQKLEIDTHFETDTKTQRRSDQYEIGHDGTKTRNAKELERGAATGETRSQIRKRKQ, from the coding sequence ATGAAAGAGGCAATAAAAGAGTTGGTTGAAAAGACACATCAAGACATTACAATGAAGATGCAATTCATAGAGCAGAAGATTCTGGATGCACAAAATCAGACAACTAACTTGGAAATTCAGCAAAAAGAAATGGAAGAGCAGAAATTGGAGATTGACACACACTTTGAACAaatacaaagacacagagaagATCTGATCAATATGAAATCGGACATGATggtacaaaaacaagaaatgcaaAAGAATTGGAACGAGGAGCTGCTACTGGAGAAACAAGATCTCAATACGGAAAAGGAAGCAGTAGACAGGCAAAGCAAATATCTGGACACAGTTAAAGAAACAATCAACAAAGACAACCTTGACTTGGATATCATGAGGTCTGAAATCCAGAAAGAAACAGAGGCactggaaagagagaaagaaaagatcCGGGAACAAACTGAGATACTAGAAAGAGATCAATCTTTTGTGAGAGTAGAAAAAGAAAGACTTGAAATGGCAAAGGCGGAACTCcaagaaaagcaagacaaagtTCATGGTCTACAGAGCGATTTGAACAGTGACAGAGAAAAGATGGACCATTTACTTCTTGAAGGCCAAAAGAAAATCCAAGAACTTCATAAAGAGATACAACACATGGCccaaaaacagaaacaacaagAGCTTCTAGACAGTGACCTGAAACGATTGACTGATGATCTCCAAATTGGGCAGGAAAATCTAATAAAACAACAGGAGGAAGTTCAACGTTTTAAGAGTGATGTCATGAATAAGAAGGAGGAGCTTAAAGTGATCATGGAAAGAATCTTTGAAGAGACAGCACAGCTTGAACAAGAGAAGCTTGATATTCATGAAGAGCGAAGAAAGGCCTTGGACGAAAGGACGATGCTAGAAAGAGATTTGTCGGAAGTAAGGATGAGAGAAGAAGAGGCCATGCAAACGATAAGACACAACACAAATATGAAAGAGGCAATAAAAGAGTTGGTTGAAAAGACACATCAAGACATTACAATGAAGAGGCAATTAATAGAGCAGAAGATTCTGGATGCACAAAATCTGACAACTATCTTGGAAATTCAGAAAAAAGAAATTGAACAGCAGAAATTGGAGATTGACACACACTTTGAAACAgatacaaagacacagagaagATCTGATCAATATGAAATCGGACATGATggtacaaaaacaagaaatgcaaAAGAATTGGAACGAGGAGCTGCTACTGGAGAAACAAGATCTCAAATACGGAAAAGGAAGCAGTAG
- the LOC130386711 gene encoding filaggrin-like: MKFHQWPTVTENKACDVFCFCLVKVCGMPKEQGHFGERVGRSTSKNAKDRSNSATVRADRGRRTQAGPGALGGMGDMGQQLSLFDSGKDSEKDSGYSEAGSDWVDDQCSSVSQTHRKNSRRSVTAGNHGSAGVGRFEGHNPVIKNLVMKPSRQEQMLHRQLASWAGGWHSISGPQGPSLLLEIQQPAVTAPSSSTLTTYLAPVENLSKANKKGCTSRTSGKNHHSSTKNSYLPIPHPRKEGHAQGKSAGAPAAGQEGGGGGVGGEDQSHCKRVCTEDELKKESVSTTTRHLSSHHHRHGRHRDLHPSQHKVRRGSEPPAHPPPANRTKPNRCSHHSYDALGSPSVSSSQTASLPSSHSSSSHSPSSSCSSSSSSYPTSYSSSSVSHSPFRPRQGRAGSAVLVAAAAVAVAADAAGQLLDAPSECSSVRQRRFLHTAEILSQSGLLAITLRTKELQRQSDATERDIAQLRLHTQLLCQAALAGQQVANDGSNGLQHLLQAMARSGAYPGLVSGAQVKAGGGRRRQSVRRGEAAKGESKEADERKEADEADEQGRLKDGTLHQEPMSPQGAHKGVSSLSPFFGLSPEAERMEQVNSLAGSLSMDRDVTDPSMTPESFTLHNYLF, from the exons ATGAAGTTCCATCAATGGCCTACGGTGACAGAGAATAAGGCTTGTGATGTATTCTGTTTCTGCTTGGTCAAAGT GTGTGGAATGCCAAAGGAACAAGGGCATTTTGGGGAGAGGGTCGGGCGGAGCACCTCGAAGAATGCCAAGGACCGGAGCAACAGTGCCACGGTGCGGGCCGACCGCGGGCGCCGCACGCAGGCCGGCCCCGGAGCcctgggggggatgggggacaTGGGGCAACAGCTGTCACTCTTCGACTCGGGGAAGGACTCGGAAAAAGACTCAGGATACTCAG AGGCCGGCTCGGACTGGGTGGATGACCAGTGCAGCAGCGTGAGccagacacacaggaagaacAGCCGACGTTCCGTTACCGCCGGCAACCACGGCAGTGCGGGCGTCGGCCGCTTCGAGGGGCACAATCCTGTCATTAAAAACTTGGTGATGAAACCG TCCAGGCAGGAGCAGATGCTGCATCGACAGCTAGCATCATGGGCAGGAGGCTGGCATAGCATCTcaggcccccaggggccctccCTGCTCCTGGAAATCCAACAGCCAGCCGTcactgccccctcctcctccaccctgaccacCTACCTTGCGCCGGTAGAAAACCTGAGCAAAGCCAACAAGAAAGGCTGCACCAGCCGAACCAGTGGCAAGAACCACCACAGCTCCACCAAGAACTCTTACCTCCCCATTCCGCACCCCAGGAAGGAAGGCCATGCGCAGGGGAAGTCAGCCGGAGCCCCAGCCGCCGGCCAGGAGGGCGGGGGAGGTGGGGTCGGTGGGGAGGATCAGAGCCACTGCAAGAGGGTGTGCACGGAGGACGAGTTGAAGAAGGAGAGCGTTTCAACCACAACCAGACATCTGTCCTCACACCACCACCGGCATGGCCGCCACCGAGATCTCCATCCCTCGCAGCACAAGGTCCGACGCGGCTCCGAGCCCCCCGCCCACCCGCCCCCCGCCAACCGCACCAAGCCCAATCGCTGCTCCCACCATAGCTACGACGCCTTGGGATCGCCGTCCGTCTCCAGCTCCCAGACGGCCTCCCTGCCCTCctcacactcctcctcttcacacTCGCCTTCCTCCTCGtgctcctcctcgtcgtcctcctacCCCACCTCCTACTCCTCGTCCTCAGTCAGCCACAGCCCCTTCCGCCCGAGGCAGGGGAGGGCCGGGTCTGCGGtgttggtggcggcggcggcggtggcggtggctgCAGATGCAGCAGGCCAGCTCTTAGACGCGCCGTCCGAGTGCTCTTCAGTGCGCCAGCGGCGGTTCCTCCACACGGCGGAGATCCTGAGCCAGTCGGGGCTGCTGGCCATCACCCTGCGCACAAAGGAGCTGCAGAGGCAGAGCGACGCCACCGAGCGGGACATCGCCCAGCTGCGCCTGCACACTCAGCTGCTGTGTCAGGCGGCACTGGCCGGCCAGCAGGTTGCCAACGACGGCTCCAACGGCCTCCAGCATCTACTACAGGCCATGGCCCGATCTGGCGCCTACCCAGGGCTAGTCTCAGGCGCCCAGGTCAAAGCCGGCGGCGGCCGCCGGAGACAGAGCGTGAGGAGAGGCGAGGCTGCTAAAGGCGAGAGCAAAGAGGCAGACGAGCGCAAAGAGGCAGACGAGGCCGACGAGCAGGGAAGGCTGAAGGACGGTACGCTGCATCAGGAACCCATGTCCCCGCAGGGCGCTCACAAAGGGGTTTCTTCACTGTCCCCCTTCTTCGGCCTGTCTCCGGAGGCAGAGAGGATGGAGCAGGTGAACAGTCTAGCGGGCTCCCTGTCCATGGATAGGGATGTGACCGATCCGTCAATGACTCCAGAGAGCTTCACCTTACACAACTATCTATTCTGA